A DNA window from Thermosynechococcaceae cyanobacterium Okahandja contains the following coding sequences:
- the folB gene encoding dihydroneopterin aldolase has protein sequence MPSTKQHQDCLHLSGIRCYGYTGALPEEQILGQWFEIDIKLWFDMTQPAQSDALGDTLDYRPLLAAISDLVQQQRFNLIETLATAILERCLAPPQVQRAAIRVTKLAPPVPNFTGQISVEMERDRQTP, from the coding sequence ATGCCCTCAACCAAACAACATCAGGATTGCTTGCACCTCTCAGGAATTCGCTGCTATGGCTATACGGGTGCCTTACCAGAGGAACAAATTCTTGGGCAGTGGTTTGAAATTGATATTAAACTCTGGTTTGATATGACACAACCCGCCCAAAGTGACGCCTTGGGGGATACCCTTGACTACCGCCCTCTCTTGGCCGCCATTAGCGACCTCGTGCAACAGCAGCGATTTAACCTGATTGAGACCTTGGCCACCGCCATTCTGGAGCGTTGCCTTGCCCCGCCGCAAGTGCAGCGTGCGGCCATCCGAGTGACAAAATTAGCCCCCCCTGTCCCCAACTTTACCGGACAGATTAGTGTGGAAATGGAGCGCGATCGCCAAACCCCATGA